The DNA sequence atatatatatctagtaagatttaaatgaaaatatttttaattttataagttaAGGATAATTGAATTCAAttgcttaaaatttttaaattcataaatagtAATATGATATGTCAAATCCAAAAAGGTTCTAAATGATTGAatgcatttatttttaaattgaagatATCATTATCAGAGCTTatgtatacatgtatgtataaatattatatatttatttatataaactcTTGTATTatacaaaagttaaaatttaaaattaaaattgtggaATATAAGTCTAAAGATATAGTAAAACCTTAAAAGGGCAAAAAGGGCAAATTAACCTTGTACAGGCTCGAACATTAAATATAGCTTTAGATTTTAGccttaaaataatcaaaaagtaataagtgaaattttaatgattttccaTAAAACAATGTTTATGTAagaatttctatataatatatgataaaacGATATTGTTGCTAGTTTAACACCTTTTTCCCTCCTTGACAAAGGATGTCGTAACTAGAGCTTAGTGTTTTGTTTTGAGATATTATTATAAGTTTGTGTTGGTATATTGATAGAAGGATAAAAATGTTGGAGGAGTGGGTAACCCTGAAATAAAATTGCAGGGCCGTGCATCATATCCGTATTCTGATCCATACTACGGGGGAATCTTGTCTTCTTATGGACCTCACGCTATGGTACGTACGAGACCTCTTATCTACTTCTAATTTATTGTCTACttatatagttttaatttaCATAACAATTTGGCTCACATCAGCTAGCACAGCTGTAGTTTGCATAATTAGTGGCAAAgttattttgaataattttgtgTCATAAGAATTCGCCAACTGATTATGCCATCCATAATACTTaattattaattcttaatttctcTTTGATATGAATAAATGATCAAAGCTTGATCAATGCTTTGATCAgtaatctaatttattttttcaattcaatttttttgtttgacatATATACCATAAGCTATTGCTTGATCAAGAATCCAGTAATGCTATGAGCAAAATGAAAGTTTTTAGGTTTTCTATAAATAAAACAGGCTTACTAAAAAGTTGGTAAGAAAAAAAGATGAGGGTAAAATGTACAAGTTTTCTTTAGTTGGTGTCTGGTGCTTGAAGTAGTTAAATGTGAGACTTTggtcaattaatttaataattggatGTGCATTTTCATCTCCTCTAAATTCTAATGTAGAAATCAAGAATATTCTATAATTCAATgagtaaaatgaaaatttgtcaATAGAGTGTTAGGTTTGGTTTACTATGGAAAAACAAGCTTAATTGATAAGTTTGTAAGAAAGAAGACAATGGTAGTTAAATTTGGAACGGTGAGGTCTGGTAAATTTTGCAATTTGGtgtgcattttatttttctatattaattcttaaaaaagaaaaagaaaaaaaacttagatacctaattataaatttttaagaaaaaccaaTTCCGTgttgttcaacaaataaaagtcATTTAGGAAAACTAAAATGTTGCTAGCTATTTTGACGAGGCACATAGACAACATTCACGACAAAGAATTGGCATAGATTATTTTTCAGGAAATCAATGGAAGGACTGCATTAGTTCTTAGAAAATTGCTATGTGAAGAATTTAATATGTTGTTTAGGCCTTAATTTATGGTGAAGGTTTAGGCTGGACTTTTGTATGTTGCAATAGCAGAATGACGAATCAAagttcataaaatatattattaattacaatCTAAAAATGTCTTGTAATGACAATTAGAAATTATGTGTGGGGCACAGTCGCAGAATCTTGGAATACATTCAGCTAGAATGGCGTTACCACTTGACATGGCAGAGGAACCTGTTTATGTCAATGCCAAGCAGTACCACGGAATTCTCAGGCGAAGACAGTCACGTGCCAAGGCAGAGCTGGAAAAGAAGTTCATAAGAGCTCGAAAGGTAAAATATTAAATCCTTCATATTTTGAATGTGAATTCTAATCTTCTCTACGTAGTTTATGGTACATGAATGTCATGTTTTTAGTCCGTTTTATGCCTCTTATCCTTTTGCTTGTAACTTCTCTAACCCTTATGGTGAtaattaattggtttttaaGACCAAACTATATAGGGAAATAAAACATGTTAAATAAATTCTTTGCTTGCATATAGAATATGTTGAATTAGTTTGCCATTTGCCACAGCCTTATCTTCATGAGTCTCGCCATTTGCATGCCATGAGAAGAGCAAGAGGTTGTGGAGGACGTTTTCTGAACACTAGAAAGGTCGATAGCAACGCTGCCAATGCCACACCTCGAAAGGGCATGGCCGACTCTGTTTCACTATGCGCAGAAAATGTGTCTTCAACCTTTTCTGGTAATGCAGATTCATCCAATTCTGAGAATTGTGAAATAACTGAGCACCACAAGCAGCAGCAAATGCACCCATATAAGGCATACTCGAACAACAATGGCAATAGCTTCTATTTACACCACCATGGATTCCAGTTACCTCCATATCACTTCTCATCGGATCATGATCATAGATTAATAGGCGATGGAGAGTTGTCGGGGAAACAGCGCGAAAGACCTTTAGTGAGTGGAACTAATAGAGCTCTAACCATCAAGTAAAAAGGGTCAGAAGGTTTGTCTCCAACATTGCTAATGCCACTAAATGCGAGTTCTTGCTATATAAGCTTTCCTCATTGACTGCAATTTGCTGTCCAGAGGCAAAGCTGGAGAGAATTTTCTGCTTACAGGTTTTGTGATCTCAGGCAAACCATTCTTGGCTTGGCTTTTGTTTGATGATGTATGTATGTAATGCTATGTATGCATGTATATGAAGGCATGAGGGAAAAAGGGGAGAGAAATTGATGTTGCTAGTCCTTTTCTCCAACTTACAAAGTTATGACACTTGGGAGTTTTCTGGATTGTAACTATGATAAAAGCAGATTTAACTTTGTGCACCTTTTATGATTGAGAGATTTTCCATGTCTTGCTTTTATTCATCCagagaaaaatataacaattcctcgacaaaacataaaaacatttttgaCAGTACAAATATGGTGCTTTTCGATTCTGGTTGGGGTTTTGACGCTTAAATGTCATTTATCAAATACAAGAGAAGCTAGAAATATAACTACATTTATTGTTATCAATAATGAATTCAAGTTCAACAGTCCATCAAGCATTTTGAAATCAAATTAGTTATAATGGTTCTCAAAAGAATAATTCAAAAAGATAATGATTGGGATGGTTAGAAATTTTCCATGTTTTGCTTTTATTCATCCAGAAAAAATATAACACTCTtgacaaaatataaaaacctTTCTAATGGTTTACAAATATGGTGCTTTTTAACTCTGATTGGGGTTTTGATGCTTAAATGTCATTTATCAAGTACAAGCATCAGGCTAGaagtaaaattacatttattgatATTAATAATGCATTCAAGTTCAAGCAATCCACCAAACACTTTAAAATCAAACTGGCTATAACGATCTTCAGAAGAACAGTTAATGACAGTGATGACCATATGTAAGTAGTATCACATCCTGAATTTCATTCACCAAAATGAAGTCCTGAATTGTGACCAAGCTAATTTCAGCAGAGAGAGTCATCGTTCTGGTCTTTTGGTCCATGGTAGTGTAATTTTTTGGGTTCATGGTTTGTAATGTTTTAGGCTTTGGTATTGGTTCATCGATGTTAAGCTGGTTGGGCTTTCAGGTCGACTAACCCATTTAAAACCCAGTCCCATTTTGAGGCGGGCCCTTGGAATTGGAGTACAACCGGCCGAGATTTCCGTCAGATTTTGGTGATGGGGCTGTCTAAACTTGGGCCCAATATGAAATTCAATGTTGGACGATGGGCCCTTTTCGAATTTGATTTTTAAGCCCATATTCCCCAGTTCCAGCTGGCACCTAGAAACTGCCTTGTACTTTCTCTAATGTCTAATCATTTTCAAGATTTCCAACATGATAATAATCTCGATAAAAGAGATTTCTAACCTCTACCTGATAGATTAAAATGCTAGTTTACCAAAAATGAAGAATTTTGGTACCTTTCACCAAAAATGAGGAATTTTGGTACCTACTTTTCTTCTCCTaccataaatttttgtttttgttttgttttgttttttgtttttttttttttgttttttgtgtgtttttactatcttttccaattttcatatttttatacgCTCTATCTCTAATCAtttttggtactttttttttttttccccccctctcCTTTCATAAGAAATGGTGACGTGAATGAAAAATGTTCCAAAACATTGGCATATGAAAAAAGAGtacaatttctctctctcaggGGACCAGACATTGACATATTCAATGGAGAAAAAGCTAACTGTGGAAGAGGACTTCCAATTTTCCACCAATAAACAGAACTCATAGAAACTTTAAGAAATTTAACAAAAGTcaagtagaaaaaataaaataaaaaaattaatcttcaaAACAGTGATGATAGTTTTCAAAGATTTTTCATAAATGCACCGACAGTGAATTGGAAAAACTGAGAGAGTCCAGCAGAGAAGTGAGGCCCAGATGGAAGACTCATAAGCAGCCAGTAGTATTCGATGTATGAATGTAGCTGTTGCTGTTGTTTGCAAAAGCATGTGaaagcaaagaaaacaaaataacaaaaaaacagtAGGTTTTCAAAACCAGAATCAAAGCATAGCATGTGAATGTAAATGGGACCTACTAAAAGAAAAACACGGAGAAAGGACCATTCCCATCTCAAGGACCATTCCCATCTCCCACTTGCTCTTCTTCCCCTGTGGACTCAGTCTCAATCTGGGTCCCACCCCCTCCTACAACCCCACCAACCTTCCCCCCGCCCTGTCTGAAAACTGACTCAACTTGCAAACAAACACCAACaagtttttttgcttttaaatacaaaaagtgctttttttattttttatttttttttatccatttcaTCCCAACCCTGTACGTGATGAGACTCTCTCTATGCCACCAGAATTTGGCATAATATGTGGAAAATCACAGACCTTCCAAACAATACCAAATGTACATACATAATGCAAAAGAATTTGCTATCAGCTTCTTTCTCTGTCCCACAATACCAAACTTTCCACAGTATCGGCCAGTAGCATGCCAACCTCTggaacataaaaatttattaaaaaggaGCAGCACATGGGTCTGTATCACAACCGACCTTTTCTCTCCCACAGTAAACCATGCGTTATTGCCTGCCACTGACAACGCTACGGCCTCAACTTGCTTCTCTTATCagcaaatacaaaatataagagAAAAGTGGGTTCTCAACTGAAAACTGCATTAACGGTCACTGATAATTATTTTTGAGAATATCTTCAACTCTAGTAGGCCTAATATCTGAACTTAGATTGTAACTTCACATAAGGCACCAAGCTTTTTGAGTCCTTTTCTAGTTATAGTATTTGCTAAGAATTGGTTCTCTTTTTGAGTTTTAGGCAAAGGCATAAATGCTGGGAATTAGTAAGGGATCCAGAAATCCCAACTGAACATTGCTTCCTGAACTTGTCCTgttaagtgtatatatatatatatatatccaatctGGTTATTGTGAGAataatctcaatttaaaaaattgaacacAAATGAATTTGATTGTTTTAAGTGtcaacaattttaaataattgaattCGCTTATTCTATAAACCTGAAAATACCTTTctatgaatataatatatatatatatatatatcacttggCATTAGGATGAAGCTTTCCTAACCCCAGAATAAATTTGGTcggtttattttgttaaaatcaGAGACCTAAAATGAAATTAGTCCAAAGCCCATATCCCAAATCCAGAGTGTTGACAGAAATAAATGCTGTTGGACCAAAAAGAAGCTTCCCCTCATGTGGTGGAAGAAATGCTTGAATAAAGGCAAGATGACGAttctaccaaaaagaaaaaaaacggGGGCAAGATGACAAATAGAAATCAAAGTCCAGAATTTGAAACCGAACTACTTTTTCATTGCCGCGTGAAATTTAAATCATCTCTGATCGCCAATGTGGACAAAATAATCGTTTGAACATTATGCTCCAGTCATATAATATGTAAACGGGCAAAGAATGGAAAACtggggaagggaaaaaaaaaaaattgcaatttatGTGATAATCTCATATTGTCCCATCTTAGAGATTCATCACTGTTCTCTTCTTTGAAATTAAATTGAGAGAAAGATTCAAAGAAAATTcgaaaatgagaaagaaaatcaaatttagtCATCTTGTGGGTTGTAAATGTCAGCTAAGTTGATTGTTCGCATCCAGGCCATCCAATAATGAGTCCATGGTATAAATGTCAAGACCTCTTGTCCGCCCCGGTGCACCTCCTTTGATCGACGATACATCTAGCGCAATCCTGTTTTAACCCGAATAttcatgtatataaataaagagTCTCATGGACAGGTATTGATTTAAGCAAATAAGAGGTAAGAAGCTTACAAGTTCTTTGATACTTTTTCAAGATCAGGAGTTCTGCAGTTTATGATGACTTTGTTACCAATTTTGGATATCGAACGAAATGTGGGGAGATCAACCGTTTTAGGTGCTGAAATTtacaacaaacaaaatttcaagTTAATCATAAATTTACAGACCATAAACTATACTAGACTTTTGGACAAATTCTTACTTGATTCAGGGAAAGTATAGACAGTTTCATCAAGTCCTAAGAGTTTCTGCATGAAATTGAAGTTGTTAGATGAGAATATGTCAGCTTTAAGAAATAAAACTATCATCTGGTACCTGGGAAATGATGGAACAAAGATAAAACGCAAAGCAGGGAAAGTTACCTTCAGACTAGCATAACACTCTTCAAGATTATCATTAAACAAGAAATGATCAAAGATGCCTGATGACCGCCCTTGCTCAATTTCTGCCTTAGAGTTTCGGAGTCGCTTTAGGATCTGTTCCTCTGTCTCGGTTCCCCTGTATTGATAATATTCAGGTTGGCACTAACAGAGGAATTTGACAATGAGaaagataacaataggtgagAATCTTTATTTCACCTTGCACGAAGGCGCTTCTCAAGCTCTGCCATTGAGGGCGGGCTTACAAAGATAAATACAGCCTCAATTGAACTAGCCCTCACTGACCTTGCCCCTTGAACATCAATGTCTAGAATGCATCTCTACATTCAACCCAAACGAAGCATGTCAAATTCAAAGGTTAATAAAATATGTCGATTTTAACAGACAATCTGATGCTTGGGACAGAGTCCTTAACGTAGTTTCACCGTTAATCCAATACAAGAGTCCAAAATCAATGTCATTCCATGAATAGGCCAAAACTTAATGTGAATTCATGTATGTTCTTCAAACTTTTGGCAATTTCAAACAAAAGATTACAATTACGTCACTGTCAAATATGGCATTGCTACTAGGTAAAGCCGACTTATAAAGACAAATATATGAATCCAGTTTTGGATTTCaattaacaaaccaaaaaatgGACAAGTTATCGACACCCTCAGGAAGAAGGGCCAAGAAAATTTGGGAAGAAACAAAAGCTTTTACCTTCCCTTCGTCAGCAACCACTTCAACTGCTTCAACACTGGTACCATAAAGATTACCATGGACAGAAGCAAATTCAAGGAATTTTCCATCTTTGATCTCTTTCTCCATTACACTGCGCTCGGTGAAATGATAATGGACCCCATCATTTTCCATGCCCCTCGGAGCACGGGTTGTGTGACTCACAGAGAACCCAAACATGGTTGGGAATTCTTTCATGAGCATGGAGATCAATGTACCCTTACCTACTCCAGAGGGACCACTTATAACTACTGGCTTCTCAGCATTACCACTAACACCCTTGCTCCAAGCAACAACCTCAGTACCCAAAATCTTTCTTTGCTGCCTAACATATTGAGTATCCACCTAACAAAGTTTAGAGTCAACACGCTTttaataaacataattatttggtaaaattaggtggttcaaaaatatataaaagaacaaAAGCTTCCCAACTTTAATAGCAAGAATTTCTGTATGTCAAAGTACAGACCTCAAGAAACCAAGCACAATCATCTGAATTGGAACCCTTCTTAATAATCAATATTCTCTCTTCATTTAGAACTACTGCTGAATGGCCTTTGCTTGGCTTGGGTTTTGTCCCCAAAACAGTAGGATATACcctgaatatttattttattcaaaattcagTAATAAGAAACCTAAACCAAAGCAGCCGTTAAAGTTGTGCTATAATCTTACCATTCACCACTACATTGGTcaaaaatttgaactccaattgataatgttGACTCATCAGAGGTTTCACCAATCACGTACTGTAataaatatccataaaattttcaattggcAAAATAATTTGAGCCAATGAATCACCAAATGAAAAACCAGAGGCATGCCACAAGAAAAATCAGTAATCATACTGTTTTCTGGCCGATGACGATGGATGTTTCACAGCCGTTTGATTTCAAATCCAACCCATTTGGAAATCCCTTCTGCAGCTCATCAGCCAAAAAAGCCGGCGCTTCTCCCTAATGACCAAAAACCCAATACAAGATCAAATCACAGCAAAACAACCCATTTTGATCCATGTCCTAAACATCATTGTGTCCAAAGGAAAGAACGAGCAAGTGTTAAAAGCTCACCATGGATATATTTGCTCTTGCGATTCTAGATTCACCCTGATCAAACACAAGCAGAGAAAGGTGAGAATAAATCCATCATTCCGGATCTAGTAACTTCAAGAGGCTTGAGGAGCAGAGGTtgcatcaaaaaaataaaatgaaacgaTATTCTCCAAAAAATGCAGACTTTCTCAATACAAAATCCAAATAAACGCCCTGAATCAAAACCCAGATGCCCATTTACCGCTTTTAATGCAgtatataatcatatataacAAAACTGACAAAAATCGGTGGAAgagattgaaaaaaattcagtttttcattttatttaaaacatgcTAGAACCCATAACTAAGACATTGAGAGGGAGAAAAaaccaagggggaaaaaaaaaaaaaaaaaaaggaataagcaAATAACTTCAACACGCAAAAACAAAAGCCCACCTCAACACAGCTAAAACAAATGGATCAAACACTGAAAGAGGGAAAACAAATGCAGAAAATCATAAAAGAGATAAGACCCACAAACCTTTTGAAGGTGGCAGTTGTTACAGGAGAaaaaataagcttttttttttttcaattatatataaatatatatatatatatatatttgggtggAGCTGAGGGTATTAATCAAAGGGACAAAGAAAGGATTGAGAAGCCCAGTTTTGTTCTTGGGTTCTATTTTTCAACCTGTTTTCTTTAAAAGGTATAGAATCAAAGAAGAACAAACTTAGGAAGGAAAAAATCACAAGGGTTGTAGAAGAAGTTGGAAGAAAATTTGAGAAGCATTCTCATATTTGTAGGAAAgagagaatgagagagagaacaatcttagagagagagagaaagagtgggTTTCTTGGTCGCATTCAATTCACGGAACAAGAAGACCGGCTTTCGTTTTCTTGTGAGGTGTTTATGAAGCTTCTTTccctacctttttttttattttttattttttaaaatgaaattgttttatttttatttttatttttattttttccctattAATTtacgagttttttttttctttttctttttttggcattttttggGATGCGGTATGAGAGGCATTCGGACAATTCTCGATTCACTGTCAAAGCATCGAATTCATGATTCTAATTGACTGGGAGATCAACACGTCTGAGAGTACTGATTCCGATGAATGACGCGTGTGATGAAAAATTCATTTGACTAACAtattataagataaaatcaaatggtTTTTAAACCATAAtgtaaatagaataaaaaaaattaaaatattaaattattttaaaattatattaattattttttactattaattaaaattttataaaaataaattattcaaaaatcaaATGATTTTTTCCAATGAAACACCTAGGATCCATAGCGGCACCGTTGATTCTTGAGTGTTTTTCTATTTAACCTCTTGCATTCTCTTtttataagttataattttatttcatttggccaaaaaaaccaaagaaagaaaaggtgTAATTTTCGTTTACAATCCTATTTAATTTTCGTCGGTAGAAAACAATTCTATTTTTAATGAATAGTGtgaaaactatttatatataatttccaaaatgaattctgtattaaatatttaaaaaaccaTCCATCATCAGTGTTTATAAGAGAAACATTAAGATAGGAATCTAATGGTAAGGTTGGGGATAAGgggttttatatttttcatcgcatgttaaaagataaaatttaaatttggatcattatttataataaatattttactgttaaattattcttattttaattttaaatacatatataatagtGTTCTACATTTTATTTgtctatataaaaatataatattctagATTGCCACATTGTATTTTATGAAACATAGATAGCATaaacaacataaaatttattatttaatattcattGGTATACATACCATATAATTTTGTTGTTATAGAAGATATGTTATCCACTTTTTGTTGAGGATAATCATTATTTACGATAATGCATAATTACCACCATCTGATTACAGATAACTTATATGTTAATCCAACGATAAAAGATGGTTATCATCCACCATACATCATATATCCATAATGGTAATTCTacttacatataaaatatatagccttgacctttttatttatttattttattttttatttttcaagtctTGGTAGAATGACTTTTGTGGTGCTATTTTATATGGATGGAGGATGGGGCATGGGTCATGGGCGTCGGGGGTCACTAGGGTTCCCCATTTTCTCCTATGTTGACCAATTCTCAAAAGTGTGCAGTGGTAGTAGTACATACCATAAGTCGGAAAATGATAGGCTAAATTGTCAAAATCAAGTAGACAATATCTTGTTTCTTGGTTAAGTTGTTGAATTGCCAAAATTGCCAAATCCTAATTAAAATGGTTGGAATATGCTAGGGAATATGGATGATACTTCCattaaaaaacataattaaactAATACGGGTTTTAATTGGCGCTACCATATATTCATATCCATATGCATGCCAACAATTTGGTCAAAACataattaaactaatttttcttttttcttttcaccaAGGACTTAGTCCAATGGCTTTTCTTAATACGTTAATGTCGACCATTATGGTGGCCAAGTGGgcatatttttccctttttttttcttttttttttttttttgggtgaatggcCATGATTTTCCTTTAAAAGTCATTTATATTGACGGTTTATAGCATTTAAATATCTAAAAGATGAATATTCACAAAATATCAAACACTTTGTCAAAGTTGGGAGCAGACTTAATTGATTTAAGCTTGAGTGTTTTACATAAATTGAGGTTATTTTACCGGGTAAAAATCTGAAAAGTGGgatgcctttttttttccccccacaatttgcaacatatatatatatatatatatatattgaagagaATAAAAGTGAATTTGATGCAATATCATGGATGACACGTAAGAATGGGGAAcaacatattaaaatataaactgTGATGGAATTGGGAATCTTGAGTTAGatttttcaagcaaaaaaaagaaaaaacgtgtTAGAGTTTTCtgggtttaaaatattattatatttggattttgactTTCATAGACTCGAGCAGTTGGATATTTTGAGGTAACTTATCAACTATTTTTCCTAGGGAAggtgtattttaattataatattgaaactttataatagtaaaataatttctTGGCTACAAGGaacatttacattattttataatgaagCATCatatgtcctttttttttttttttttaaatgaaaaaaattgaaatctaatCTGCATAGATGTTTCTTCCATTGAATTTACTTATTTAGCAGCACAACAACTTCcatgtttgttttttgttgggTTTCGGTTGAGTGTGGGGAAGGATATGGACGATTACGGAGAAAACGACTATTTCTTGATTGACTGGTTTTGCAATATAttagtttcaaaatttcaataacatatttactttaaaataaaaatgcatataccctattttatcaaaatatatagtactatcattcacaaaaaaaaatatatatatatatattgtactatCTAATAGAACATACTTCGCAATTCGCAACCCAAAAATCTatcgaaataaaatttttacaataaaaaaaatattaaaaatgttactaactataaaa is a window from the Ziziphus jujuba cultivar Dongzao chromosome 11, ASM3175591v1 genome containing:
- the LOC107432355 gene encoding nuclear transcription factor Y subunit A-4 isoform X2, which produces MPPTMNHEYLAPPTQLELHSHSIGRASYPYSDPYYGGILSSYGPHAMSQNLGIHSARMALPLDMAEEPVYVNAKQYHGILRRRQSRAKAELEKKFIRARKPYLHESRHLHAMRRARGCGGRFLNTRKVDSNAANATPRKGMADSVSLCAENVSSTFSGNADSSNSENCEITEHHKQQQMHPYKAYSNNNGNSFYLHHHGFQLPPYHFSSDHDHRLIGDGELSGKQRERPLVSGTNRALTIK
- the LOC107432355 gene encoding nuclear transcription factor Y subunit A-1 isoform X1 — encoded protein: MQQKPKSGSQAAATESDGNSNNPYMNSSAVNSCQPWWGSSASHVLGETGISLSLSKPSIPDLGTAIQTSSQSQAIKFGQPNDKQLLLKQRDGNCRDEQHLQRASPINMPPTMNHEYLAPPTQLELHSHSIGRASYPYSDPYYGGILSSYGPHAMSQNLGIHSARMALPLDMAEEPVYVNAKQYHGILRRRQSRAKAELEKKFIRARKPYLHESRHLHAMRRARGCGGRFLNTRKVDSNAANATPRKGMADSVSLCAENVSSTFSGNADSSNSENCEITEHHKQQQMHPYKAYSNNNGNSFYLHHHGFQLPPYHFSSDHDHRLIGDGELSGKQRERPLVSGTNRALTIK
- the LOC107432391 gene encoding guanylate kinase 2, translating into MGEAPAFLADELQKGFPNGLDLKSNGCETSIVIGQKTYVIGETSDESTLSIGVQIFDQCSGEWVYPTVLGTKPKPSKGHSAVVLNEERILIIKKGSNSDDCAWFLEVDTQYVRQQRKILGTEVVAWSKGVSGNAEKPVVISGPSGVGKGTLISMLMKEFPTMFGFSVSHTTRAPRGMENDGVHYHFTERSVMEKEIKDGKFLEFASVHGNLYGTSVEAVEVVADEGKRCILDIDVQGARSVRASSIEAVFIFVSPPSMAELEKRLRARGTETEEQILKRLRNSKAEIEQGRSSGIFDHFLFNDNLEECYASLKKLLGLDETVYTFPESTPKTVDLPTFRSISKIGNKVIINCRTPDLEKVSKNLIALDVSSIKGGAPGRTRGLDIYTMDSLLDGLDANNQLS